One Algibacter sp. L3A6 genomic region harbors:
- a CDS encoding protein-disulfide reductase DsbD domain-containing protein — MKSIFIIIAVLALNITKAQILEPVKWETSVNRVSDTEFDLIATATIDSGWHLYSQTVPEDGPIATSFSFDGNGKFLKKGNTKEDEGHVVDDPIFSIKIKYFDDKATFKQRIKVKTKKSFTVEGVVNFMVCNDSRCLSPTEEDLLFTVE, encoded by the coding sequence ATGAAAAGTATATTTATAATTATTGCAGTTTTAGCTTTAAACATAACTAAAGCTCAAATATTAGAGCCTGTTAAATGGGAGACTTCAGTTAATAGGGTATCAGATACTGAATTTGATTTAATAGCAACTGCAACTATAGACTCTGGTTGGCATTTATATTCACAAACGGTTCCAGAGGATGGACCTATAGCAACGAGTTTTAGTTTTGATGGAAATGGTAAATTTCTTAAAAAGGGAAATACTAAAGAAGATGAAGGTCATGTGGTAGATGATCCTATTTTTAGTATTAAGATAAAATATTTTGATGATAAGGCTACCTTTAAACAGCGTATAAAGGTCAAAACAAAAAAAAGCTTTACTGTAGAAGGCGTGGTTAATTTTATGGTATGTAACGATAGTAGATGCTTATCTCCAACAGAAGAGGATTTGTTGTTTACGGTTGAGTAA
- the metK gene encoding methionine adenosyltransferase, with translation MAYLFTSESVSEGHPDKVADQISDALIDNFLAFDTESKVACETLVTTGQVVLAGEVKSTTYLDVQKIARDTINKIGYTKGEYMFDGNSCGVLSAIHEQSDDISQGVDRGTKEEQGAGDQGMMFGYASNETENFMPLALDLSHRILKVLAELRRENKDITYLRPDSKSQVTIEYSDDNVPQRIDAIVVSTQHDDFDADDVMLAKIRKDIVEILIPRVVADLPEAIQNLFNNDIKYHINPTGKFVIGGPHGDTGLTGRKIIVDTYGGKGAHGGGAFSGKDPSKVDRSAAYATRHIAKNLVAAGVASEVLVQVSYAIGVVEPMGIFIDTYGTCTFNMTDGEIAQKVTELFDMRPFAIEERLKLRAPIYSETAAYGHMGRKNETVTKSFSQPNGESITLDVELFTWEKLDYVDKVKAAFGL, from the coding sequence ATGGCTTATTTATTTACTTCGGAAAGTGTTTCTGAAGGACACCCAGATAAGGTGGCGGATCAGATTAGTGATGCGTTAATCGACAATTTTTTAGCTTTTGATACCGAATCAAAAGTAGCATGTGAAACTCTAGTTACTACTGGACAAGTAGTGCTTGCTGGCGAAGTTAAATCGACGACTTATTTGGACGTTCAAAAAATCGCTAGAGATACCATTAACAAAATTGGATACACCAAAGGTGAATATATGTTTGATGGAAATTCGTGTGGTGTGCTTTCTGCTATACACGAACAATCAGACGATATTAGCCAAGGTGTAGATCGTGGTACTAAAGAAGAACAAGGTGCAGGAGATCAAGGTATGATGTTTGGTTACGCTAGTAACGAAACAGAAAACTTTATGCCATTAGCTTTAGATCTATCTCATAGAATTCTAAAAGTTTTAGCTGAATTACGTCGCGAAAATAAAGACATTACTTACTTAAGACCAGATTCTAAAAGTCAAGTAACTATTGAATATAGCGATGATAATGTACCACAACGTATTGATGCGATTGTTGTTTCTACACAACATGACGATTTTGATGCGGATGACGTAATGCTTGCTAAAATTAGAAAAGATATAGTTGAAATTTTAATTCCACGTGTAGTTGCAGATTTACCTGAAGCTATTCAAAATTTATTCAACAACGATATTAAATATCATATCAATCCTACCGGTAAATTTGTAATCGGTGGACCGCATGGTGATACTGGTTTAACGGGTAGAAAAATTATTGTAGATACTTACGGTGGGAAAGGTGCACACGGTGGTGGTGCTTTTTCTGGAAAAGACCCAAGTAAAGTAGACAGAAGTGCTGCATATGCTACACGACATATTGCTAAAAATTTAGTAGCAGCAGGTGTTGCTAGTGAAGTTTTAGTACAAGTTAGTTATGCTATCGGTGTTGTAGAACCTATGGGAATCTTTATAGATACTTACGGAACCTGTACCTTTAACATGACCGATGGAGAGATTGCACAAAAAGTAACAGAACTGTTTGATATGCGTCCATTTGCTATTGAAGAGCGTTTAAAGCTAAGAGCTCCTATATATAGCGAAACCGCTGCATACGGCCATATGGGACGTAAAAATGAAACAGTTACTAAATCATTCTCACAACCAAATGGTGAATCAATAACATTAGATGTTGAATTATTTACTTGGGAGAAATTAGATTATGTAGATAAAGTAAAAGCCGCTTTCGGATTGTAA
- the ilvD gene encoding dihydroxy-acid dehydratase, translated as MKELNKHSKRLTQDESQPASQAMLYAVGLTDEDMKKAQVGIASTGYDGNPCNMHLNNLAAEVKIECKIADLVGLGFNTIGVSDGISMGTSGMNYSLASRDIIADSIETVMNAQSYDALISVVGCDKNMPGAVIAMLRLNRPSIMMYGGTIASGKYKGRKLNIVSAFEALGQKVAGEIGEEEYREIIKSAIPGAGACGGMYTANTMASAIECMGFALPYNSSIPAENPNKLSESERTAIAIKNLLELDLKPLDIITKKSIENAIALVNALGGSTNAVLHFLAIAHAADIEFTLEDFQRVSDRTPLIADLKPSGKYLMEDVHGVGGTPAVMKYLLDNGYLHGDCLTVTGKTLAENLADVEPLTFEDDQDVIFPKDKALKSSGNLQILYGNLAIEGAVAKISGNEGLLFEGKAVVYDGEQAANTGISNGEVERGDVVVIRYVGPKGGPGMPEMLKPTSLIMGAGLGKSVALITDGRFSGGTHGFVVGHITPEAQEGGAIGLLKTGDNIRISAEDNSINVLLSDEELAERKSQWIQPALKHTKGILYKYAKSVASASKGCVTDL; from the coding sequence ATGAAGGAACTCAATAAACATAGTAAAAGGTTAACTCAAGATGAATCTCAACCTGCATCTCAAGCGATGTTATACGCGGTAGGTTTGACTGATGAAGATATGAAAAAAGCCCAAGTGGGTATTGCTAGTACAGGTTACGATGGTAATCCTTGTAATATGCATTTGAATAACTTGGCTGCTGAAGTGAAAATTGAGTGTAAAATAGCAGATTTAGTAGGTTTAGGGTTTAATACTATTGGTGTTTCCGATGGTATTTCTATGGGAACTTCAGGAATGAATTACTCTTTAGCTTCTCGTGACATTATCGCCGATTCTATTGAAACGGTTATGAATGCACAAAGTTATGATGCTTTAATCTCTGTTGTTGGTTGTGATAAAAATATGCCAGGAGCTGTTATTGCTATGTTACGTTTAAATCGTCCGTCTATAATGATGTATGGAGGAACAATAGCATCAGGAAAATATAAAGGAAGAAAATTAAATATTGTTTCTGCTTTTGAGGCCTTAGGTCAAAAAGTAGCAGGAGAGATTGGTGAAGAAGAATACAGAGAAATTATAAAAAGTGCTATTCCAGGAGCAGGAGCTTGTGGTGGTATGTATACTGCAAACACAATGGCTTCGGCTATAGAATGTATGGGGTTTGCATTACCTTATAACTCTTCTATTCCAGCAGAGAATCCAAATAAATTATCTGAAAGTGAAAGAACGGCAATCGCTATCAAAAACCTTTTAGAATTAGATTTAAAGCCTTTAGATATTATTACTAAAAAATCTATTGAGAATGCTATAGCTCTTGTAAATGCTTTAGGTGGTTCTACCAATGCGGTATTACACTTTTTAGCTATTGCACATGCTGCGGATATCGAATTTACTTTAGAAGATTTTCAACGTGTTAGTGATAGAACACCTTTAATAGCAGATTTAAAACCATCTGGAAAATATTTAATGGAAGATGTTCATGGTGTAGGAGGAACTCCAGCAGTAATGAAATACTTATTAGATAATGGTTATTTACATGGTGATTGTTTAACAGTAACAGGAAAAACATTAGCTGAAAATTTAGCAGATGTTGAACCGCTTACTTTTGAAGATGACCAAGACGTTATATTTCCTAAGGATAAAGCATTAAAATCTTCAGGGAATTTGCAAATTCTTTACGGAAACTTGGCAATAGAAGGTGCTGTAGCAAAAATATCAGGAAACGAAGGTTTGTTATTTGAAGGTAAAGCTGTGGTTTACGATGGAGAACAAGCTGCAAACACTGGAATTTCAAACGGGGAAGTAGAAAGAGGTGATGTAGTCGTCATTAGATATGTTGGTCCTAAGGGAGGTCCTGGAATGCCAGAAATGTTAAAACCAACATCGTTAATTATGGGAGCAGGTTTAGGAAAATCTGTAGCATTAATTACTGATGGTCGTTTTTCTGGAGGAACACATGGTTTTGTTGTGGGCCACATTACACCAGAAGCTCAAGAAGGTGGAGCAATTGGATTATTAAAAACCGGTGATAATATTAGAATTAGCGCCGAAGATAATTCAATCAACGTTTTACTTTCTGATGAAGAATTAGCTGAAAGAAAATCACAATGGATTCAGCCAGCTTTAAAACATACAAAAGGAATATTATATAAATATGCAAAATCTGTAGCATCGGCGTCTAAAGGCTGTGTGACAGATTTATAG
- the ilvB gene encoding biosynthetic-type acetolactate synthase large subunit encodes MKDTQTIKKQANNTQATVRISGSEAIIHCLLAEGVDILYGYPGGAIMPVYDELYKFRDKIHHVLTRHEQGAAHAAQGYARISGKVGVAMATSGPGATNLITGIADAQIDSTPLVCITGQVASHLLGSDAFQETDIVGISTPVTKWNCQVTKASQIPEAIAKAFYIAKSGRPGPVLVDITKDAQLEEFDFKYEKCTGVRSYNPIPDTDTAAVKEAAKLINAAKKPMIVWGQGVILGKAEEELKAVIEKAGIPSAWTILGASAVPTSHPLNVGMVGMHGNYAPNVLTNQCDVLIAIGMRFDDRVTGSLNTYAKQAKVIHFEIDPAEIDKNVKTEVAVLGNSKDSLSQLLPLLDAKSHDAWLQEFKDLYAIEFDKVIREDLTPTKEGITMGEVINQINKETKGNAAIVSDVGQHQMIACRYADFNISKSNITSGGLGTMGFALPAAIGAKMAAPDREVVAIIGDGGFQMNIQELGTVFQQKTPVKIVVLNNEFLGMVRQWQQLFFDKRYASTEMTNPNFVAIAEGYYIKARKVVKREELADAVKEMIESKESYFLEVCVEKEGNVFPMIPTGASVSEVRLC; translated from the coding sequence ATGAAAGACACTCAAACCATAAAAAAACAAGCAAATAATACGCAAGCAACTGTGCGTATTTCTGGTAGCGAAGCAATTATCCATTGTTTATTAGCAGAAGGCGTAGACATTCTTTACGGCTACCCAGGTGGTGCGATAATGCCCGTTTATGACGAATTATACAAATTTAGAGATAAAATTCATCATGTTTTAACACGCCATGAGCAAGGTGCAGCGCATGCAGCTCAAGGTTATGCTCGTATTTCCGGAAAAGTAGGTGTAGCTATGGCTACTTCTGGTCCTGGAGCTACCAATTTAATTACGGGTATTGCCGATGCTCAAATAGATTCTACACCGTTAGTATGTATTACTGGTCAGGTCGCATCTCATTTATTAGGTAGTGATGCATTCCAGGAAACTGATATTGTGGGAATATCTACTCCAGTTACTAAATGGAATTGCCAAGTAACAAAAGCATCTCAAATTCCAGAAGCTATTGCGAAAGCATTTTATATCGCTAAAAGTGGCCGTCCGGGTCCTGTTTTAGTAGATATTACAAAAGATGCTCAGTTAGAAGAATTCGATTTTAAATACGAAAAATGTACAGGTGTAAGAAGTTATAATCCTATACCAGATACAGATACAGCAGCTGTAAAAGAAGCTGCAAAATTAATTAACGCTGCAAAGAAACCAATGATCGTTTGGGGACAAGGTGTTATTTTAGGAAAAGCAGAAGAAGAGTTAAAAGCAGTAATAGAAAAAGCAGGAATTCCTTCAGCTTGGACAATTCTTGGAGCATCAGCAGTACCAACATCTCATCCTTTAAATGTAGGTATGGTTGGTATGCACGGTAATTACGCACCAAATGTTTTAACCAATCAATGTGATGTTTTAATTGCTATTGGTATGCGTTTTGACGATCGTGTAACGGGTAGTTTAAATACTTATGCTAAGCAGGCTAAAGTGATTCATTTTGAAATTGATCCAGCAGAGATTGATAAAAATGTGAAAACAGAAGTTGCCGTTTTAGGAAACTCTAAAGATAGCTTATCACAATTATTACCATTATTAGATGCAAAGTCTCACGATGCATGGTTACAAGAATTTAAAGACTTGTACGCTATTGAGTTTGATAAAGTAATTAGAGAAGATTTAACCCCAACCAAAGAAGGTATTACTATGGGAGAGGTTATTAATCAAATAAATAAGGAAACAAAAGGTAATGCCGCTATAGTTTCCGATGTTGGCCAACATCAAATGATTGCTTGTCGTTATGCCGATTTTAATATTTCAAAAAGTAATATTACTTCAGGTGGTTTAGGTACAATGGGCTTTGCGCTTCCCGCAGCTATTGGTGCTAAAATGGCAGCTCCAGACCGTGAAGTTGTAGCTATTATCGGTGATGGTGGTTTTCAAATGAATATACAAGAATTAGGAACTGTTTTTCAGCAGAAAACACCTGTAAAAATTGTAGTTTTAAATAACGAGTTTTTAGGAATGGTGCGCCAATGGCAACAATTATTTTTCGATAAACGTTATGCATCTACAGAAATGACAAATCCTAACTTTGTGGCCATAGCAGAAGGCTATTACATTAAAGCTAGAAAAGTTGTAAAACGAGAAGAGTTGGCAGATGCTGTTAAGGAAATGATTGAATCTAAAGAATCGTATTTCTTAGAAGTATGTGTGGAAAAAGAAGGAAATGTTTTCCCGATGATTCCTACTGGAGCTTCCGTATCAGAAGTAAGATTGTGCTAA